In the Streptomyces sp. 840.1 genome, one interval contains:
- a CDS encoding glycoside hydrolase family 76 protein — translation MKRLPIQTAVLTALTTLSSIIVGGVPAASASPAEAAEATAAAAVCNTYCDARDPASSAQDRVPVTATVAGRSIALHFDDAGAMGWASIDSGGPGDQVWLDRSMDGGRTWAGGSRLGNTSVPSGGRGWRTQMYNVDDWNTLGVGALRACGQPAGGAIACTPWARTTWNAGSRSTAAATALMMSFDRGSKLFGGNGWWTSANALTAVIDNSRISGMGSYTYAIAETYDKNINAQGGQFRNEYLDDTGWWGLAWIDAYDVTGDSRYLDTARADADHMNANWNDTCGGGVRWNTDGNYKNAITNELYLQLNSALHNRIPGDSTYLDRAKSEWNWFKGSGMINGDHLINDGLTDGCANNGQPTWTYNQGVVLGALTEFHRATGDDGLLTTARELADSSTTRLETDGVLREPGEGDSCTGDGPSFKGAYVRGLGTLNRRLSDHPYAPALTRWANSAYDHDRNPLDQYGPHWNGGNGTTDSGCQQSVLDLLNAATG, via the coding sequence ATGAAGCGATTGCCAATTCAGACCGCGGTACTCACAGCTCTGACAACGTTGTCTTCCATCATCGTCGGCGGTGTCCCCGCCGCGTCCGCGTCACCGGCTGAGGCTGCGGAGGCCACGGCGGCCGCAGCGGTGTGCAACACGTACTGCGACGCGCGGGATCCGGCGTCGAGCGCCCAGGACCGCGTCCCGGTCACCGCCACGGTCGCCGGAAGGTCCATCGCGCTGCACTTCGACGATGCCGGCGCGATGGGCTGGGCGTCCATCGACAGCGGCGGCCCCGGTGACCAGGTGTGGCTGGACCGGTCCATGGACGGCGGACGGACCTGGGCCGGCGGAAGCCGCCTCGGCAACACCTCCGTACCGTCCGGCGGACGGGGCTGGCGCACCCAGATGTACAACGTCGACGACTGGAACACCCTGGGCGTCGGCGCTCTTCGGGCCTGCGGGCAGCCGGCCGGCGGCGCCATCGCCTGCACCCCCTGGGCACGCACCACCTGGAACGCGGGCAGCCGGAGTACCGCAGCGGCCACGGCGCTGATGATGTCGTTCGACCGGGGCAGCAAGCTGTTCGGCGGCAACGGCTGGTGGACGAGCGCCAACGCCCTGACCGCGGTCATCGACAACAGCCGGATCAGCGGCATGGGCAGTTACACCTACGCCATCGCCGAGACGTACGACAAGAACATCAACGCGCAGGGCGGGCAGTTCCGCAACGAGTACCTCGACGACACCGGCTGGTGGGGCCTCGCCTGGATCGATGCGTACGACGTCACCGGCGACAGCCGGTACCTCGACACCGCACGGGCCGACGCCGACCACATGAACGCGAACTGGAACGACACCTGTGGTGGCGGGGTCCGCTGGAACACGGACGGCAACTACAAGAACGCCATCACCAACGAGCTGTACCTCCAGCTCAACTCAGCCCTCCACAACCGCATCCCCGGCGACAGCACGTACCTGGACCGGGCGAAGAGCGAATGGAACTGGTTCAAGGGCAGTGGCATGATCAACGGGGATCACCTGATCAACGACGGTCTCACCGACGGCTGTGCCAACAACGGCCAGCCCACCTGGACGTACAACCAGGGAGTCGTCCTCGGCGCCCTGACCGAGTTCCACAGGGCCACCGGCGACGACGGCCTTCTGACGACAGCCCGTGAGCTGGCCGACTCCTCCACCACACGCCTTGAGACAGACGGCGTCCTGCGCGAACCCGGCGAGGGCGACAGCTGCACGGGGGACGGCCCCAGCTTCAAGGGCGCCTACGTACGCGGCCTCGGCACCCTCAACCGCCGGCTCTCCGACCACCCCTACGCCCCCGCCCTCACCCGCTGGGCCAACAGCGCCTACGACCACGACCGCAACCCCTTGGACCAGTACGGCCCGCACTGGAACGGCGGCAACGGCACCACCGACTCCGGCTGCCAGCAGAGCGTCCTCGACCTCCTCAACGCCGCCACCGGCTGA
- a CDS encoding cupin domain-containing protein translates to MATTARASVQHEDERVRVTRWDFEPGQSTGRHLHAYDYVVVPVTDGNTDVITPDGTATPSQLRAGVSYARPAGGEHEVVNVGTSPLAFVEIEMK, encoded by the coding sequence ATGGCGACCACCGCCCGCGCGAGCGTGCAGCACGAGGACGAGCGGGTCCGCGTCACCCGGTGGGATTTCGAGCCGGGCCAGAGCACCGGTCGTCACCTGCACGCGTACGACTACGTCGTCGTACCGGTCACCGACGGGAACACCGACGTGATCACCCCCGACGGGACGGCCACCCCGTCACAACTGCGGGCAGGCGTCTCCTACGCGCGCCCGGCCGGCGGTGAGCACGAAGTCGTCAACGTGGGCACCTCGCCGCTGGCCTTCGTCGAGATCGAGATGAAGTAG